One window from the genome of Gimesia aquarii encodes:
- the secA gene encoding preprotein translocase subunit SecA translates to MEFLDKLGEWLTVVTAWFERFLTGLFGSSNERQIRKLGFVRDKEGNDEVVPGSMLAEIDSFEPELQKLSDEELKQTASKLRARLEAGETLDDILTYAFAAVRESAWRNLNMRHYSVQMIGGYFLHKGMIAEMVTGEGKTLVSSLPAFLNALSGKVHIVTVNDYLAQRDMEWMGPIHIALGLTVGAIQSRMGPEERQKHYACDITYGTNNEFGFDYLRDNMKPVKELQVQGPLHYAVVDEIDNILIDEARTPLIISGPAQDDLTKYSKANSVSMKLKVGVDFEVKEKEHTCHLTDAGVKHAEELAGVESFYTAGNMEWPHLIDNALKAHHLYKRDVNYVVQQGEVIIVDDHTGRLMPGRQWGDGLHQAVEAKEGVRIKEESQTLATITLQNFFKLYDKLAGMTGTAMTEAEEFWKIYQLDVVSIPTNRPMQRINHPDVIYQTEKEKWTAIADEVREVHEKGCPILVGTVSIEQSEIVSHKLSKYGIQHNVLNAKQHEREAEIIAQAGRKGAVTIATNMAGRGTDIILGGSAEHIAWDELSQKYESRLQVPKAEWDQLVKEIEKREGMDVEAEEVTQLGGLHVIGSERHDSRRIDLQLRGRSGRQGDPGSSRFFLSLEDKLMRVFAGDWVKSILSRMGMEEGEAIESRMVSNRIEGAQKKVEERHFEQRKHLLEYDEVMDEQRKNVYGYRQQILDGCNCRDLILEMIERQVDEETDRLLDSNYRWDTIAAWCGQEAHIDVEAVSVRDMTFEQLVSYLKDEASRQADDLIAEQIEENLPEEYEDDWNWQALAKWANAHFSLNLNERELKKSGKDGLHQTLYDHAQKAIGRIDFSPLETFLDPSWGTRSLVGYLDYQFGITADPEDFKDLSIPEAKEKVLEKVKELYREKEVTFPVTVGMYNFLGNQQPGNEANSRIGLVKWANTRFQTNLELESLKGKPVNEIQQILSTESEKVFVNGEASSQIEQFLTKAYSEEATVASGNGVHGGSHNPALGELVEWANQELETNLTTEELEPLSDDEIRTRLYQAYNHRYRPELSQAERSLILEVLDTSWKDHLYYMDHLRAGIGLVGYAQKDPKVEYRREGMKAFDAMWGRIGQQVTSAIFRLEKQSPDFVGSLWQVTSTVHEEVSDDYGYDESGEESGSPSEPSQQTIDPIVNQQPKVGRNDPCPCGSGKKYKKCCGKNL, encoded by the coding sequence ATGGAATTCCTTGACAAACTAGGTGAATGGCTGACTGTTGTAACGGCATGGTTCGAACGATTTTTAACGGGTCTGTTCGGTTCATCAAACGAGCGACAAATTCGAAAACTGGGATTCGTCAGAGACAAAGAAGGCAACGATGAAGTTGTACCTGGCTCGATGCTGGCTGAAATCGATAGCTTCGAACCTGAATTACAGAAACTATCTGATGAAGAATTAAAACAGACCGCATCGAAATTGCGCGCGCGGTTGGAAGCCGGTGAAACGCTGGATGATATTCTGACCTATGCATTTGCCGCGGTTAGGGAATCTGCCTGGCGTAATTTGAATATGCGGCATTACTCCGTGCAGATGATTGGAGGCTACTTTCTACATAAAGGCATGATTGCTGAAATGGTAACGGGAGAAGGGAAGACATTGGTTTCTTCCTTACCCGCGTTTCTGAATGCCTTGTCCGGCAAGGTCCATATTGTAACCGTTAACGATTATCTTGCGCAACGTGATATGGAGTGGATGGGGCCGATTCATATTGCCCTGGGATTGACCGTCGGTGCCATTCAGTCTCGAATGGGACCTGAAGAACGGCAGAAGCATTACGCCTGTGATATTACGTATGGAACGAATAATGAATTCGGTTTTGATTATCTGCGCGACAATATGAAACCTGTGAAAGAGCTGCAGGTACAGGGGCCTCTTCATTATGCTGTTGTCGATGAAATTGACAATATTCTGATCGATGAAGCCCGAACACCACTCATAATTTCCGGGCCGGCTCAGGATGATCTCACAAAATATTCCAAGGCAAATTCCGTCTCAATGAAGCTCAAAGTGGGCGTCGATTTTGAGGTCAAAGAAAAAGAACATACATGTCACTTAACTGATGCAGGTGTCAAACACGCGGAAGAACTGGCTGGAGTGGAAAGTTTTTACACGGCCGGCAATATGGAGTGGCCTCATTTAATCGATAATGCACTCAAAGCCCATCATCTTTATAAACGAGATGTGAATTATGTCGTTCAACAGGGCGAAGTGATTATCGTCGATGATCATACAGGTCGCTTGATGCCGGGACGTCAGTGGGGCGATGGCTTGCATCAGGCTGTGGAGGCCAAAGAGGGCGTTCGGATTAAAGAAGAATCGCAAACTCTGGCAACAATTACCTTACAAAATTTCTTCAAACTCTATGATAAGCTTGCGGGGATGACTGGTACCGCTATGACCGAAGCGGAAGAGTTTTGGAAGATATATCAACTGGATGTGGTCAGCATTCCTACGAATCGTCCGATGCAGCGAATCAATCATCCCGACGTGATTTATCAGACTGAGAAAGAAAAGTGGACTGCGATTGCTGATGAAGTGCGCGAAGTGCATGAAAAAGGTTGCCCCATTCTGGTGGGAACGGTATCCATTGAACAGTCGGAAATCGTCAGCCATAAATTGAGTAAATATGGAATACAGCATAACGTACTCAATGCAAAGCAGCACGAGCGCGAAGCGGAAATTATCGCACAGGCGGGGCGCAAAGGGGCCGTCACGATTGCGACCAATATGGCCGGTCGAGGTACCGATATCATCCTGGGGGGTAGTGCCGAGCATATTGCCTGGGATGAATTGAGTCAGAAATATGAATCTCGTTTACAGGTTCCTAAAGCAGAGTGGGATCAGCTTGTCAAAGAAATCGAAAAACGGGAAGGCATGGATGTTGAAGCGGAAGAGGTCACCCAACTGGGCGGATTGCATGTGATCGGCTCAGAGCGTCATGACTCCCGCCGTATTGATTTGCAGTTACGTGGTCGGTCTGGTCGTCAGGGAGATCCGGGTTCCAGTCGTTTCTTTCTCTCTCTGGAAGACAAACTGATGCGGGTCTTTGCGGGGGATTGGGTCAAGTCGATTTTGTCCCGCATGGGTATGGAAGAAGGCGAAGCGATTGAGAGCCGCATGGTCTCAAACCGGATTGAAGGTGCTCAGAAAAAGGTTGAAGAACGCCATTTTGAACAGCGTAAGCATCTGCTCGAATACGATGAAGTGATGGACGAGCAACGTAAAAACGTCTACGGCTACCGACAACAAATCCTGGATGGCTGTAATTGCCGCGATTTGATTTTAGAAATGATCGAACGACAGGTAGATGAAGAAACCGATCGCTTGCTCGACAGTAATTACCGCTGGGATACGATCGCAGCCTGGTGTGGTCAGGAAGCGCATATTGACGTCGAAGCTGTCAGTGTTCGGGATATGACGTTTGAGCAATTAGTCAGCTACCTCAAAGATGAAGCAAGTCGACAAGCTGATGATTTAATTGCCGAACAGATTGAAGAGAACTTGCCAGAAGAGTACGAAGATGATTGGAACTGGCAGGCACTCGCTAAATGGGCCAACGCTCACTTTAGCTTAAATTTGAATGAGCGTGAGTTGAAGAAAAGCGGCAAAGATGGTCTACATCAGACTTTATACGATCATGCACAGAAAGCCATTGGTCGCATTGATTTTTCACCGTTAGAGACCTTCCTCGATCCAAGCTGGGGTACGCGTTCTCTAGTTGGATATTTGGATTATCAGTTTGGGATTACCGCCGATCCTGAGGATTTTAAAGATCTGAGTATTCCTGAAGCCAAAGAGAAGGTCCTTGAAAAAGTCAAAGAACTATACCGCGAAAAAGAAGTGACGTTTCCTGTAACTGTTGGTATGTATAATTTCCTCGGAAATCAACAGCCCGGTAATGAAGCGAATAGTCGTATTGGACTGGTGAAATGGGCTAATACAAGGTTCCAAACGAATCTGGAATTGGAATCGTTGAAAGGTAAGCCCGTTAATGAAATCCAACAGATTCTTTCCACTGAAAGTGAGAAAGTTTTTGTCAATGGAGAAGCTTCTTCACAGATCGAACAGTTTCTTACTAAAGCATACTCGGAAGAAGCCACTGTTGCTTCCGGGAATGGAGTTCATGGAGGTTCTCACAATCCGGCGTTAGGAGAACTGGTTGAATGGGCCAATCAGGAACTGGAGACGAATTTAACGACGGAAGAGCTAGAACCTCTATCTGATGATGAGATTCGAACACGGTTGTATCAAGCTTACAATCATCGGTATCGCCCCGAACTAAGTCAGGCAGAACGTTCGCTCATTCTGGAAGTATTAGATACATCTTGGAAAGACCATTTGTATTACATGGACCATTTACGGGCCGGAATTGGTCTGGTTGGTTATGCCCAAAAAGATCCCAAGGTAGAATATCGTCGCGAAGGGATGAAGGCCTTCGATGCGATGTGGGGTCGGATTGGTCAGCAAGTCACCTCAGCCATCTTCCGATTGGAAAAACAGAGTCCTGATTTTGTTGGTTCTTTATGGCAGGTCACTTCGACGGTACATGAAGAGGTCTCAGATGATTATGGTTATGATGAGTCTGGAGAGGAATCGGGAAGTCCTTCAGAGCCATCACAGCAAACAATTGATCCGATTGTGAATCAGCAACCCAAAGTAGGCAGGAACGATCCGTGCCCTTGCGGTAGCGGGAAAAAATATAAAAAGTGCTGCGGCAAGAACCTGTAG
- a CDS encoding DUF6768 family protein: MKEIDEQIREALQAQQDELNDGYNLDNEGILQMFRGHSKWITITWFSLMAVTVTVMIVSAVQFFRVESTRAMIAWATGFTVCFIFEALIEFSFLADCRKNALQCQIKRLELQVATLVSGMENKEEQPEDEKA; the protein is encoded by the coding sequence ATGAAAGAAATTGATGAACAGATTCGGGAGGCACTCCAGGCTCAGCAGGACGAATTGAATGATGGATACAATCTGGACAATGAAGGTATCTTGCAAATGTTTCGAGGCCACTCAAAGTGGATCACCATCACCTGGTTTAGCCTGATGGCGGTGACGGTTACCGTAATGATCGTTTCTGCAGTTCAGTTCTTTCGGGTTGAGAGTACCCGTGCCATGATTGCCTGGGCCACTGGTTTTACCGTCTGCTTCATTTTTGAAGCGTTAATTGAGTTTTCTTTTTTAGCAGATTGTCGGAAGAACGCACTTCAATGTCAGATAAAACGACTGGAGTTACAGGTCGCAACTTTAGTCAGTGGAATGGAAAACAAAGAAGAACAGCCAGAAGACGAGAAGGCGTAA
- a CDS encoding RNA polymerase sigma factor: MTRSPNQILDELLVLKCQDGDIKAFKTLVSRWHNRLRRHAWYLTQDWEAAGDIVQDAWLDIIRTIRRLKDPSSFRNWAYRIVANKATDWVRRKQRQRTLWTEIAHQKKSAGDSTAQQGNKSHVQSIIQQGIKALSTSSQQILSMKYMDHMSTQEIAQALGIPVGTVKSRLHHAREQLKQVIQRSEL, translated from the coding sequence ATGACACGATCACCCAACCAAATCCTTGACGAGTTGCTAGTGCTGAAATGCCAGGATGGTGACATCAAGGCTTTCAAAACTCTTGTCTCTCGTTGGCACAACCGGTTGCGGCGGCATGCCTGGTATTTAACTCAAGACTGGGAAGCTGCGGGAGACATCGTTCAGGATGCCTGGTTGGATATCATTCGTACCATTCGTCGGTTGAAAGACCCATCGTCATTTCGGAACTGGGCGTACCGCATTGTGGCGAACAAAGCAACCGACTGGGTGCGACGCAAACAGCGACAAAGAACATTGTGGACGGAAATAGCGCACCAAAAAAAGAGTGCGGGTGACTCCACAGCGCAACAAGGAAACAAGTCACATGTGCAGTCAATAATTCAACAAGGTATCAAAGCATTGTCGACAAGCAGCCAACAGATTCTTTCCATGAAATATATGGATCACATGTCAACACAAGAAATCGCACAAGCGTTAGGGATCCCGGTCGGAACTGTCAAATCGCGGTTACATCATGCCCGGGAGCAACTGAAGCAAGTCATACAAAGGAGCGAATTATGA
- a CDS encoding DUF1559 domain-containing protein translates to MKSSLKDRRFGFTLIELLVVIAIIAILIALLLPAVQQAREAARRSTCKNNLKQFGLAFHNYHDVHNVFPPGVINRPGGAGWSTRCVTMSNGGTFSDNSYRAWGWGTFILPYMDQAPLYNILNPDGCRMPNRGANFAGTTPLDDPVPAHRCPSDTGKKDFNDMHQDYSTSNYVVNDRIGSGNTKIRIRDITDGTSNTLLLAERRLKRNPAGKRFGGAIVWGRSGVTDAGNKFRVNWPINTPTATTSANNAASGDTGCTRHGMSSNHEGGAQFLMADGAVRFISENISHNPAAGSTTTCLGMNVNMAGPGFVIQNLFFIDDDEVVGEF, encoded by the coding sequence GTGAAGAGTTCATTAAAAGACAGAAGATTTGGATTTACGTTAATTGAGCTGCTGGTTGTCATTGCCATTATTGCGATCTTAATTGCACTTTTATTACCAGCCGTCCAACAGGCTCGAGAAGCGGCCCGACGATCTACCTGCAAGAATAATTTGAAGCAGTTTGGATTGGCATTTCACAACTACCACGATGTTCACAATGTGTTTCCTCCCGGGGTTATTAACCGTCCCGGTGGCGCTGGCTGGTCGACCCGGTGTGTGACGATGTCAAACGGAGGTACTTTTTCTGACAACAGTTACCGTGCATGGGGTTGGGGAACTTTCATACTACCCTACATGGATCAGGCTCCCTTGTATAACATATTAAATCCAGATGGCTGCCGGATGCCTAATCGCGGCGCCAATTTTGCGGGCACCACACCACTCGATGATCCCGTTCCCGCCCATAGGTGTCCCTCGGATACGGGAAAAAAAGATTTTAACGATATGCACCAGGATTATTCCACATCCAATTATGTTGTGAATGATCGCATCGGGAGCGGCAATACCAAGATTCGTATTCGTGACATCACCGATGGAACCAGTAACACTCTCTTATTGGCAGAACGTCGCCTGAAACGCAATCCCGCAGGCAAACGTTTTGGAGGTGCGATTGTCTGGGGACGCAGTGGTGTTACAGACGCTGGCAACAAGTTCCGTGTCAACTGGCCCATCAACACTCCGACCGCAACGACTTCAGCTAATAACGCTGCATCAGGTGACACTGGTTGTACACGTCATGGAATGAGTAGTAACCATGAAGGGGGAGCCCAGTTCCTGATGGCAGATGGTGCGGTACGTTTCATTAGTGAAAACATCAGTCACAATCCTGCAGCCGGTTCGACTACCACGTGTTTGGGGATGAATGTCAACATGGCTGGTCCGGGATTTGTAATCCAGAATTTGTTCTTTATCGATGACGATGAGGTTGTCGGAGAGTTCTAA
- a CDS encoding sulfite oxidase-like oxidoreductase, with protein MYNGPDSEKYQAGNPPAPPADNSEMIISSDTYRENRIPAGQTRTRKWPVLHATDVPKINLDTWKLEISGLVKNPLSFNWNEFQQLPRTQVFADFHCVTRWSRLGNLWEGVSAKEIMQRAGVQPEAHYVIATGYDDGWTTNLPLKDFQSEDVLLCDKHDDEPLDPDHGGPLRLIIPLLYAWKSAKWITKIEFVADDSPGYWERGGYHNHGDPWVMNEDNPDGERFQSKDDIPPGFFD; from the coding sequence ATGTATAATGGACCTGATTCAGAAAAATACCAGGCAGGTAATCCTCCCGCTCCTCCTGCAGACAACTCCGAAATGATCATCAGCTCCGATACTTACCGAGAAAACCGCATTCCCGCTGGTCAAACTCGAACCCGAAAATGGCCGGTCCTGCACGCAACCGATGTTCCCAAGATCAATCTCGACACCTGGAAACTGGAAATTAGTGGTCTCGTCAAAAATCCCCTTTCTTTTAACTGGAATGAATTTCAACAATTACCGCGCACACAAGTCTTCGCAGACTTCCACTGTGTGACCCGCTGGTCCCGCTTGGGAAATCTTTGGGAAGGTGTCTCCGCGAAAGAAATCATGCAACGCGCCGGAGTCCAACCTGAAGCCCATTATGTCATCGCCACCGGTTACGATGATGGCTGGACTACAAACCTCCCGCTAAAGGATTTCCAATCGGAAGACGTTCTCTTATGTGACAAACATGACGATGAGCCTCTTGACCCCGATCACGGCGGGCCTCTGCGTTTAATTATTCCCCTCCTCTACGCCTGGAAAAGTGCCAAATGGATTACAAAAATCGAGTTCGTCGCCGACGACTCGCCCGGCTATTGGGAACGCGGTGGCTATCACAATCATGGTGACCCCTGGGTCATGAATGAAGACAACCCCGACGGCGAACGCTTTCAATCAAAAGATGACATCCCTCCCGGCTTTTTTGACTAA